The following proteins are co-located in the Leucoraja erinacea ecotype New England chromosome 4, Leri_hhj_1, whole genome shotgun sequence genome:
- the LOC129696464 gene encoding T-complex protein 1 subunit zeta-like, with amino-acid sequence MWRRRAAEEALAINVTAARALQELLKSSLGPRGTVKMLVSEAGEVRMTKSGGALLREMRLQHPTASLVAQAAVTMGDTAGDGVISVVLLVGEMLRRAEILVSEGVHPRLIVEGLEAAKEEAIGCLDELWEDQEDSIMRKVARTSLGTKLCPMLAEGLTQLVVEAVMAISHRREPVDLRLVGLVEMSQGMELDTTLVKGLVLEHGARHPGMRRRVEDAFILGLNMALELGRPRDNASCFHKDVEDRESFTKAERRTAQEKVDKILALKREVCGHSGKGFVVVNQKGIDPLALEELAREGVVALRRTKRSDMERLPLACGGQTVSSVVELTTEILGQAGLVHQQTMGERTYTFIEGCHNPRSVTVVIRGPNQHVTGQLREAVRCGMLAVKNTFEDGCAMPGAGAVEIRIGNWLANHAQPKVKGAARLGFRAFADAILVIPKTLAQNAGYHPQETVGKALEAEERTTLPVGIDLSTGGLVEGWETPVWDNATVKHQLIHTSTAIVRNILLVDNIVTTGATKSPKSHI; translated from the coding sequence ATGTGGCGGAGACGAGCGGCAGAAGAGGCTCTCGCCATCAACGTCACGGCGGCCAGGGCTTTGCAGGAGCTGCTGAAGAGCAGCCTGGGACCGCGGGGCACGGTGAAGATGCTGGTGTCCGAGGCCGGTGAGGTGAGGATGACCAAGAGTGGAGGGGCCCTCCTGCGGGAGATGCGGCTGCAACATCCCACCGCCTCCCTCGTTGCCCAGGCGGCGGTGACCATGGGCGACACCGCGGGTGACGGCGTCATCTCCGTGGTGCTGCTGGTGGGTGAGATGCTGAGGCGGGCCGAGATCCTCGTCTCGGAGGGTGTCCACCCCAGGCTCATCGTGGAGGGGCTGGAGGCGGCCAAGGAGGAAGCCATCGGTTGCCTGGATGAGTTGTGGGAGGACCAGGAGGACTCCATCATGAGGAAGGTGGCACGGACTTCTCTTGGCACCAAGCTCTGCCCAATGCTGGCCGAGGGTCTGACCcagctggtggtggaggccgtgATGGCCATCTCTCACCGGAGGGAGCCGGTGGACCTGAGGCTGGTGGGACTGGTGGAGATGAGTCAGGGGATGGAGTTGGACACAACGCTGGTCAAGGGGCTGGTGCTGGAGCACGGTGCCCGTCACCCTGGCATGAGGAGGCGGGTGGAGGACGCCTTCATCCTTGGCCTCAACATGGCGTTGGAGCTCGGGAGGCCGAGGGACAACGCCAGCTGCTTCCACAAGGACGTGGAGGATCGGGAGAGCTTCACGAAGGCGGAGAGACGCACTGCCCAAGAGAAAGTGGACAAGATCCTTGCGCTGAAGAGGGAGGTGTGTGGCCACTCGGGCAAGGGCTTTGTGGTGGTCAACCAGAAGGGTATTGACCCATTGGCGCTGGAGGAACTCGCCAGGGAAGGTGTGGTGGCTCTGAGGAGAACCAAGAGGAGCGACATGGAGAGGTTGCCCCTGGCCTGCGGTGGACAGACAGTGAGCTCTGTGGTGGAGCTGACCACGGAGATCCTGGGCCAGGCCGGCCTGGTGCACCAGCAGACCATGGGGGAGAGGACGTACACCTTCATCGAAGGATGCCACAACCCCCGCTCGGTGACGGTGGTGATCAGAGGCCCCAACCAGCACGTCACCGGCCAGCTCCGGGAAGCCGTGCGGTGCGGCATGTTGGCGGTGAAGAACACCTTCGAGGACGGGTGTGCCATGCCCGGTGCGGGGGCGGTGGAGATACGCATTGGTAACTGGCTGGCCAACCACGCCCAGCCCAAGGTGAAGGGCGCGGCCAGGCTGGGCTTCCGTGCTTTCGCCGATGCCATCCTCGTCATTCCAAAGACACTGGCACAGAACGCGGGCTACCACCCCCAGGAGACGGTGGGCAAGGCTCTGGAGGCGGAGGAGAGGACCACACTCCCGGTGGGCATCGATCTGTCCACCGGCGGGCTGGTGGAAGGTTGGGAAACCCCCGTCTGGGATAACGCCACGGTCAAACACCAACTGATACACACCAGCACCGCCATAGTCCGCAACATTCTGCTGGTGGACAACATTGTCACAACAGGAGCGACAAAGTCTCCAAAGAGTCATATATAG
- the impa2 gene encoding inositol monophosphatase 2 — protein MAGSGDKGSELPLQEYLQAAVQVALDAGQIIREALRIEKRVQTKSSAADLVTETDQLVEKLIISTLHTKFPSHRFIAEESVAAGDKCILTDDPTWIIDPIDGTCNFVHGNPVVAVSIGLAVNKELELGIIYNCVKEKMYTGRRGHGAFCNGEKLQASKQQDISKALILTELGSIREPTAVRMLFNNMEKLISVQAHGIRIIGSAALDLCHVATGDVEAFYQFGLHCWDMAAAAVIVREAGGILIDTAGGPLDLMSRRVVAAGTSQLAQRIARELEPVAYERDDSTEEAIDSQSK, from the exons ATGGCAGGTTCGGGGGACAAGGGCAGCGAGCTGCCGCTGCAGGAGTACCTCCAAGCGGCCGTGCAAGTGGCGCTAGACGCCGGCCAG ATAATCAGAGAAGCATTAAGGATTGAAAAACGAGTGCAAACAAAGTCCTCGGCGGCAGACCTTGTCACAGAAACAGATCAACTGGTGGAAAAGCTCATCATCTCTACTCTACACACAAAGTTTCCTTCACACAG GTTCATTGCAGAAGAATCGGTGGCAGCTGGTGACAAATGCATTCTGACTGACGATCCCACCTGGATAATAGACCCCATCGACGGAACGTGCAACTTTGTACATGG AAACCCAGTGGTGGCAGTCTCGATTGGACTGGCTGTCAACAAAGAG CTTGAGCTGGGCATCATCTATAACTGCGTCAAGGAGAAGATGTACACGGGCAGAAGAGGTCACGGAGCGTTCTGTAATGGAGAGAAACTTCAAGCATCCAAACAACAAG ACATATCGAAAGCTCTGATTTTAACTGAACTTGGGTCAATTCGAGAACCAACGGCAGTAAGGATGCTGTTCAACAATATGGAGAAGCTGATCTCAGTACAGGCGCATGG GATCAGGATCATAGGAAGTGCTGCTCTCGACCTGTGCCACGTTGCCACGGGAGATGTGGAGGCCTTCTACCAGTTTGGCCTACACTGCTGGGATATGGCAGCTGCTGCAGTGATAGTCAGGGAGGCTGGCGGCATCCTGATTGACACAGCAG GTGGACCTCTGGACCTCATGTCCCGTCGGGTGGTTGCGGCCGGCACTTCCCAGTTGGCACAACGGATTGCCCGGGAACTGGAGCCGGTGGCTTACGAGCGGGATGACAGCACGGAAGAAGCGATCGACTCCCAGTCCAAATAA